One genomic segment of Chitinophaga parva includes these proteins:
- a CDS encoding RagB/SusD family nutrient uptake outer membrane protein: protein MRRSVYITLIIAVALTSCKKDFIELSPEDAYTAGTFYKTESQFSAAVTAAYTPLGDVLVNDYFTSEMHSDNTVYQPIPGNRGTAIVQRENISDFTNTSTNDYANATWQHSYTGISRCNIVIDRLPAAQISDSAKALFDGQAKFLRALNYFKLVRLYGGVPLFLHEVTTADQAFKARSTTDEVYTQIIADAQDAIKELKAPAKFPQSGEATKGAATILLAEVYMVQKKWGDAEALLNTLLTMGYDLNTDYAAAFSPDNKNSRESLFEIQFLGGTATGSRPNVLSFHFLPRSTDTKLLTGITINNTSTGGWNTPTWQLINAYEPGDKRLEASIGVIEGTYNASNYLVYSAVKSVVNYVPATGKTGVPYIKKYLHAPLPATTGSSDNFPIYRFSDALLLLAEALNEEGKSAEALTPLNRVRTRAGLPDVTITDQAHLRDTIYHERRIELAFENHRWEDLLRTGKALTTINDFGVVIKKEQTFLASDAYVIDGHNLLFPIPQPEVGLNPKMKQNDGYF, encoded by the coding sequence ATGAGACGATCCGTTTATATCACCTTAATAATAGCCGTAGCGCTGACATCCTGCAAAAAGGATTTCATAGAATTAAGCCCGGAAGATGCTTATACGGCGGGAACATTCTATAAAACAGAAAGCCAATTCAGCGCTGCTGTAACCGCTGCATACACGCCACTGGGCGATGTATTGGTAAACGATTACTTCACGTCTGAGATGCACTCTGACAATACCGTGTACCAGCCCATTCCCGGCAACCGGGGTACTGCCATTGTACAGCGGGAAAACATTTCAGATTTCACCAACACTTCTACCAACGATTACGCAAATGCAACGTGGCAGCATAGCTATACCGGCATTTCCCGCTGCAACATTGTGATAGACCGCCTGCCGGCCGCCCAGATCTCTGATTCTGCAAAAGCGCTCTTTGACGGCCAGGCCAAATTCCTGCGGGCATTGAACTATTTCAAGCTCGTACGCCTGTATGGCGGCGTGCCCCTGTTCCTGCACGAGGTGACCACCGCAGACCAGGCATTCAAAGCACGCTCCACCACGGATGAGGTGTATACACAGATCATTGCAGATGCACAGGATGCCATTAAAGAATTGAAGGCGCCGGCAAAATTCCCGCAATCAGGCGAAGCTACAAAGGGTGCCGCCACCATCCTGCTGGCAGAAGTGTACATGGTACAGAAAAAATGGGGCGATGCGGAAGCACTGTTAAATACCCTGCTTACCATGGGTTACGACCTGAATACCGACTACGCGGCAGCATTTTCACCAGACAACAAGAACAGCCGGGAGTCCCTTTTCGAGATCCAGTTCCTGGGTGGCACCGCCACGGGGTCCAGGCCTAATGTATTGTCTTTCCATTTCCTGCCCAGAAGTACAGACACTAAATTGCTGACGGGCATCACGATCAACAACACCAGCACCGGTGGGTGGAACACGCCCACCTGGCAGCTCATCAATGCTTATGAGCCCGGGGATAAGCGACTGGAGGCTTCTATTGGCGTTATAGAGGGCACTTACAATGCCAGTAATTACCTGGTTTATTCGGCGGTAAAAAGTGTAGTGAATTATGTACCTGCAACAGGCAAAACGGGCGTGCCTTACATCAAAAAGTACCTGCATGCTCCCCTGCCTGCTACCACTGGTTCCAGCGACAACTTCCCCATCTACCGTTTTTCAGATGCTTTGTTGCTGCTGGCAGAGGCATTAAACGAAGAAGGTAAATCAGCGGAGGCATTAACACCGCTCAACAGGGTGAGAACAAGAGCGGGACTGCCGGATGTTACCATCACAGACCAGGCACACCTGCGCGATACGATCTACCACGAGCGCAGGATTGAACTGGCTTTTGAGAACCACCGCTGGGAAGATCTTTTGAGAACGGGCAAAGCGCTGACCACGATCAACGATTTTGGCGTGGTGATCAAGAAAGAACAGACCTTCCTGGCGTCTGATGCTTATGTGATCGACGGGCACAATCTCCTGTTCCCTATTCCGCAACCGGAGGTGGGATTGAATCCTAAAATGAAACAGAATGACGGGTACTTTTAA